The following coding sequences lie in one Klebsiella huaxiensis genomic window:
- a CDS encoding putative quinol monooxygenase, with protein MLTVIAEIRTRPGQHHRQAVLDQFAKITPVVLQEEGCHGYAPLVDHAAGVSFQTTSPDSIVMVEQWESVAHLEAHLQTPHMKAYGEAVKGDVLEMNIRILESGI; from the coding sequence ATGTTGACAGTAATCGCTGAAATTCGCACTCGTCCGGGCCAACACCATCGTCAGGCGGTACTGGATCAGTTTGCGAAGATTACCCCGGTTGTTCTGCAGGAAGAAGGCTGCCACGGCTATGCGCCGCTGGTGGATCATGCCGCAGGCGTCAGTTTTCAAACAACATCACCGGATTCAATCGTGATGGTTGAGCAGTGGGAAAGCGTCGCACATCTTGAAGCGCACCTGCAAACTCCGCACATGAAGGCTTACGGTGAAGCCGTTAAAGGCGACGTTCTGGAAATGAATATTCGTATTCTGGAATCGGGCATTTAA
- a CDS encoding YgiW/YdeI family stress tolerance OB fold protein, protein MKKFAAMTAIIALVSMPVLAAEQGGFSGPGSTQTSQTTMQNGGFIGPNGSVTTVANAKSLRDDTWVTLRGKIVERISDDLYKFQDSSGTVNVDIDHKRWNGVTVTPQNTVEIQGEVDKDWNSVEIDVKQIRKITP, encoded by the coding sequence ATGAAAAAGTTCGCCGCAATGACCGCTATTATCGCCTTAGTTTCTATGCCAGTCCTGGCTGCTGAACAGGGGGGCTTTTCCGGCCCAGGCTCCACGCAAACCAGCCAGACGACCATGCAAAACGGCGGGTTTATCGGCCCAAACGGTAGCGTCACGACGGTGGCTAATGCCAAATCTCTGCGTGATGACACCTGGGTGACCCTGCGCGGTAAAATCGTCGAGCGTATTTCCGACGACCTGTATAAATTTCAGGACAGCTCCGGCACAGTCAACGTGGATATCGACCATAAGCGCTGGAATGGCGTGACCGTGACTCCGCAGAATACGGTAGAGATTCAGGGCGAAGTCGATAAAGACTGGAACTCGGTAGAAATCGACGTGAAGCAGATTCGTAAAATCACGCCATAA
- a CDS encoding NAD(P)H-dependent oxidoreductase: MSNILIINGAKKFAHSNGQLNDTLTEVAEGYLRDAGHDVKVVRAESEYDIKEEVQNFLWADVVIWQMPGWWMGAPWTVKKYIDDVFTEGHGALYASDGRTRSDASKKYGSGGLIQGKKYMLSLTWNAPMDAFTDEDQFFHGVGVDGVYLPFHKANQFLGMSALPTFIANDVIKMPDVPRYTAEYRKHLAEIFG, from the coding sequence ATGAGCAACATTCTGATTATCAACGGCGCGAAAAAATTCGCCCACTCTAATGGCCAGTTGAATGACACCCTGACCGAGGTCGCGGAAGGTTACCTGCGCGACGCCGGGCATGATGTTAAGGTCGTCCGCGCCGAGAGCGAATACGATATTAAAGAAGAAGTGCAGAATTTTCTCTGGGCCGATGTGGTTATCTGGCAGATGCCTGGCTGGTGGATGGGCGCGCCGTGGACGGTGAAAAAGTACATCGACGACGTGTTTACCGAAGGCCATGGTGCCCTGTACGCCAGCGATGGTCGTACCCGCTCCGATGCCAGCAAGAAATATGGTTCCGGCGGCCTGATTCAGGGCAAAAAGTACATGTTATCACTGACCTGGAACGCGCCAATGGACGCTTTCACCGATGAAGATCAGTTCTTCCACGGCGTTGGCGTCGACGGCGTTTACCTGCCGTTCCACAAAGCCAACCAGTTCCTTGGGATGAGCGCCCTGCCGACCTTCATCGCCAACGATGTGATCAAAATGCCTGATGTTCCGCGTTATACCGCAGAATATCGCAAGCATCTGGCAGAAATTTTTGGTTAA
- the parC gene encoding DNA topoisomerase IV subunit A: MSDMAERLALHEFTENAYLNYSMYVIMDRALPFIGDGLKPVQRRIVYAMSELGLNASAKFKKSARTVGDVLGKYHPHGDSACYEAMVLMAQPFSYRYPLVDGQGNWGAPDDPKSFAAMRYTESRLSKYAELLLSELGQGTVDWVPNFDGTMQEPKMLPARLPNILLNGTTGIAVGMATDIPPHNLREVARAAITLIEKPQTSLDELLDIVQGPDYPTEAEIITPRAEIRKIYQNGRGSVRMRAVWTKEDGAVVISALPHQVSGAKVLEQIAAQMRNKKLPMVDDLRDESDHENPTRLVIVPRSNRVDMEQVMNHLFATTDLEKSYRINLNMIGLDNRPAVKNLLEILSEWLTFRRDTVRRRLSYRLEKVLKRLHILEGLLVAFLNIDEVIEIIRHEDEPKPALMSRFGISETQAEAILELKLRHLAKLEEMKIRGEQNELEKERDHLQSILASERKMNNLLKKELQADADAFGDERRSPLREREEAKAMSEHDMLPSEPVTIVLSQSGWVRSAKGHDIDAPGLNYKAGDSFKSAVKGKSNQPVVFIDTTGRSYAVDPITLPSARGQGEPLTGKLTLPPGATVEHMLMESDEQKLLMASDAGYGFICTFNDLVARNRAGKTLISLPDNAHVMPPLVIEDESDMLLAITAAGRMLMFPVSDLPQLSKGKGNKIINIPSAEAASGQDSLAHLFVLPPQSTLTIHVGKRKIKLRPEELQKVTGERGRRGSLMRGLQKIDRVDIDSPRRPSTGDSEE, from the coding sequence ATGAGCGATATGGCAGAGCGCCTTGCGCTGCATGAATTTACGGAAAACGCTTACCTGAACTATTCCATGTACGTCATCATGGACAGGGCGTTACCGTTTATTGGCGATGGCCTGAAACCGGTCCAGCGTCGCATCGTCTATGCGATGTCTGAACTGGGGCTGAACGCCAGCGCAAAGTTTAAAAAGTCCGCCCGTACCGTCGGCGACGTGCTGGGTAAATATCATCCGCACGGCGATAGCGCATGCTATGAAGCGATGGTGCTGATGGCTCAGCCGTTCTCTTACCGCTACCCGCTGGTAGACGGCCAAGGGAACTGGGGCGCGCCGGACGATCCGAAATCCTTCGCCGCGATGCGTTATACCGAATCCCGTTTGTCGAAGTATGCTGAGCTGCTGCTGAGCGAATTGGGGCAGGGCACCGTCGACTGGGTTCCAAACTTCGACGGCACCATGCAGGAGCCGAAAATGCTGCCTGCGCGTTTGCCGAACATTCTGCTGAACGGCACGACCGGCATTGCCGTCGGGATGGCGACGGATATTCCGCCGCATAACCTGCGCGAAGTGGCCAGGGCGGCGATCACCCTGATTGAAAAACCGCAGACCTCGCTGGATGAGCTGCTGGATATTGTGCAGGGGCCGGATTACCCGACGGAAGCGGAAATCATTACTCCGCGTGCCGAGATCCGTAAAATCTACCAGAACGGCCGTGGTTCTGTGCGCATGCGTGCGGTGTGGACCAAAGAGGACGGCGCGGTGGTGATTAGCGCCCTGCCGCACCAGGTCTCTGGCGCAAAAGTGCTGGAGCAAATCGCTGCCCAGATGCGCAATAAGAAGCTGCCGATGGTCGATGACCTGCGCGACGAATCGGATCATGAAAACCCGACCCGTCTGGTGATCGTCCCGCGCTCCAACCGCGTCGATATGGAGCAGGTAATGAATCACCTGTTCGCGACGACCGATCTGGAAAAGAGCTATCGTATCAACCTGAATATGATAGGTCTGGATAACCGTCCGGCGGTGAAAAACCTGCTGGAAATCCTCTCTGAATGGCTGACCTTCCGTCGCGATACTGTGCGGCGTCGTCTGAGCTACCGTCTGGAGAAAGTCCTCAAGCGCCTGCATATCCTTGAAGGTTTGCTGGTAGCGTTCCTGAATATCGATGAAGTTATCGAAATTATCCGCCATGAAGATGAACCAAAGCCGGCCCTGATGTCGCGCTTCGGCATTAGCGAAACTCAGGCGGAAGCGATTCTGGAGTTAAAACTGCGTCATCTCGCCAAGCTGGAAGAGATGAAGATTCGCGGTGAGCAGAACGAGCTGGAAAAAGAACGCGACCACCTGCAGTCTATTCTGGCCTCTGAACGTAAGATGAATAACCTGCTGAAGAAAGAGCTGCAGGCCGATGCCGACGCCTTTGGCGACGAGCGTCGCTCGCCGCTGCGCGAGCGTGAAGAAGCGAAGGCGATGAGCGAACATGACATGCTGCCATCAGAGCCTGTGACTATCGTACTGTCGCAGAGCGGTTGGGTGCGTAGCGCCAAAGGTCATGATATCGACGCGCCGGGGCTGAACTATAAAGCCGGTGATAGCTTTAAATCGGCAGTGAAAGGCAAAAGTAATCAACCAGTGGTGTTTATTGATACCACCGGGCGCAGCTATGCAGTTGATCCGATCACCTTGCCATCCGCACGTGGTCAGGGTGAGCCGCTCACCGGCAAGCTGACGCTGCCGCCGGGCGCGACGGTTGAACATATGCTGATGGAGTCCGATGAGCAGAAGCTGCTGATGGCTTCCGATGCAGGCTACGGTTTTATTTGTACCTTTAACGACCTGGTCGCCCGCAACCGCGCCGGTAAGACGTTGATTAGCCTTCCGGATAACGCGCACGTGATGCCGCCGCTGGTTATTGAGGATGAATCCGATATGCTGCTGGCTATCACTGCTGCCGGGCGTATGCTGATGTTCCCGGTCAGCGATTTGCCGCAGTTGTCGAAAGGTAAAGGTAACAAGATTATCAATATTCCATCGGCAGAAGCGGCTTCCGGTCAGGATAGCCTGGCGCATCTGTTTGTTCTGCCGCCGCAAAGTACGCTGACTATTCATGTCGGTAAGCGGAAAATTAAACTGCGTCCGGAAGAACTGCAGAAAGTTACCGGTGAGCGCGGTCGTCGCGGTTCTCTGATGCGCGGACTGCAGAAAATTGACCGGGTGGACATTGATTCACCGCGTCGCCCTTCAACAGGCGACAGCGAAGAGTAG
- a CDS encoding AraC family transcriptional regulator → MNDTHVSPAYAGRFQQVCLYIERHLDKPLSLETLSAIAHSSPYHFHRQFSAYSGVPLYRYIQWLRLRRACWRLAFNPQEKIIDIALDAGFQNPESFSRAFRSAFAQSPSQFRQQPDWREWHRRVPKHTLQEQYPMDVNIIQLPTTQVAMLRHRGSPDLVNETAGKFIAWRKVSGLSPVTSCETWGVSWDDPAATPAEDFRFDICGTVNQPVPENAFGVVNGEIPGGRCAVVRHHGSLDTLAQSIWFLYRDWLPASGESLRDFPVFFRYLNFVHEVGEHELQTDVYLPLN, encoded by the coding sequence ATGAACGATACTCATGTAAGCCCGGCCTATGCCGGGCGTTTTCAGCAAGTGTGCTTGTATATTGAACGTCATCTGGACAAGCCGCTATCGCTGGAGACGCTCAGTGCGATAGCCCACAGCTCGCCTTATCATTTTCACCGGCAATTCAGTGCATATAGCGGGGTACCGCTATATCGCTATATCCAGTGGCTACGCCTGCGTCGCGCCTGTTGGCGGCTGGCGTTTAATCCACAGGAAAAAATCATCGATATTGCCCTTGATGCGGGGTTTCAAAACCCGGAGTCGTTCAGCCGCGCCTTCCGCAGCGCGTTCGCGCAAAGCCCCAGCCAGTTTCGCCAACAGCCGGACTGGCGGGAATGGCATCGACGTGTGCCGAAACATACGCTACAGGAGCAATACCCGATGGATGTTAACATAATCCAGCTACCCACCACTCAGGTCGCGATGCTGCGGCACCGCGGCAGCCCTGATTTAGTCAATGAGACTGCCGGGAAGTTTATCGCCTGGCGTAAGGTGAGCGGCTTGTCCCCGGTCACCAGCTGCGAAACCTGGGGAGTTTCATGGGATGACCCCGCCGCGACACCGGCTGAAGATTTTCGTTTCGATATTTGCGGTACGGTCAATCAGCCGGTACCGGAAAACGCTTTTGGCGTGGTGAACGGAGAAATTCCCGGCGGACGCTGCGCGGTTGTGCGTCATCACGGCTCGCTGGATACGCTCGCGCAGAGTATTTGGTTTCTTTATCGCGATTGGTTGCCCGCTTCGGGTGAGTCGCTACGTGATTTTCCGGTTTTCTTTCGCTACCTCAATTTTGTGCATGAGGTGGGGGAGCATGAGCTGCAGACGGACGTTTATCTGCCGCTGAACTGA
- the qseB gene encoding quorum sensing response regulator transcription factor QseB, which produces MRILVVEDDKLIGDGIKVGLTKMGFSIDWFTRGEEGKAALYNAPYDAIILDLTLPGIDGLDILREWRDKGRHEPVLILTARDALSQRVEGLRLGADDYLCKPFALIEVAARLEALIRRAHGQSSSELRHGNVVLDPTRLTTTLNGENLPLKPKEFALLELLMRNAGRVLPRKLIEEKLYNWDDDVSSNAIEVHVHHLRRKLGSEFIRTVHGIGYTLGDV; this is translated from the coding sequence ATGCGCATTTTAGTGGTGGAAGACGACAAACTGATTGGCGACGGCATTAAAGTCGGGCTGACAAAAATGGGCTTCAGCATTGACTGGTTTACCCGCGGTGAAGAGGGGAAAGCCGCGTTGTACAACGCCCCTTATGACGCCATTATTCTGGACTTGACGCTTCCCGGCATCGACGGCCTGGATATCCTGCGCGAATGGCGCGACAAAGGCCGCCATGAACCGGTACTGATCCTCACCGCCCGCGACGCGCTCAGCCAGCGGGTCGAAGGCTTACGGCTCGGCGCCGATGACTATCTTTGCAAACCTTTTGCGTTAATTGAAGTCGCTGCACGTCTCGAAGCGCTGATACGCCGCGCCCACGGCCAAAGCAGCAGCGAACTGCGACACGGTAATGTTGTCCTCGACCCAACCCGACTCACCACCACGCTGAATGGCGAAAATCTACCGCTCAAGCCGAAAGAGTTCGCTTTACTGGAACTGTTAATGCGCAATGCCGGGCGCGTGCTTCCACGCAAACTTATCGAGGAAAAACTCTATAACTGGGATGACGATGTCTCCAGCAACGCGATAGAAGTGCACGTTCATCATCTACGCCGCAAGCTCGGCAGCGAATTTATCCGCACCGTCCACGGTATCGGCTATACCCTGGGTGATGTATGA
- the qseC gene encoding quorum sensing histidine kinase QseC, whose protein sequence is MKRLGRLSLRVRLTLLFLLLTSAAWGIASFIAWQQTTDKLDKLFDTQQLLFARRLSAMNFDELHTLTPQVRAKKKVKHGHLDDDALAFAIFTTDGKMVLNDGENGQDILWGVNREGFSDGYLRNDDDEWRFLWLTTRDGRHRIVVGQEWDYRREMALDIVTSQLTPWLVALPLMFLLLIVLLSRELAPLKKLAHTLRARAPDSAETLNTDHVPSEVRPLVDALNQLFTRTHDTMTRERRFTSDAAHELRSPLAALKVQTEVAQLSIDDAQGMDKALTQLHQGIDRATRLVDQLLTLSRLDSLAQLDDVQTIAIDELLQSAVMEMYHSAQQAGIELRLHLSATNIMRTGQPLLLSLLVRNLLDNAVRYSPAGSQVDITLNAREFCVRDNGPGISAEALARIGERFYRPPGQDQPGSGLGLSIVQRIAALHSMTASFANVRGGGFEARIRW, encoded by the coding sequence ATGAAACGACTGGGCCGATTGAGTTTGCGCGTCCGTCTGACGCTCCTTTTTCTGCTGCTGACCAGCGCCGCCTGGGGAATTGCCAGTTTTATCGCCTGGCAACAAACCACCGATAAACTGGATAAGCTGTTCGATACCCAGCAACTCCTGTTCGCTCGTCGTCTTAGCGCAATGAATTTCGATGAGCTCCATACTCTCACTCCTCAAGTGCGGGCAAAAAAGAAGGTTAAGCATGGGCATCTCGACGACGATGCGCTGGCTTTCGCTATCTTTACCACTGACGGCAAGATGGTGCTCAACGATGGTGAAAACGGTCAGGATATCCTCTGGGGCGTGAATCGTGAGGGATTTAGCGACGGCTATTTACGTAACGATGACGATGAGTGGCGCTTCCTGTGGCTCACTACCCGCGACGGTCGCCATCGCATCGTCGTCGGCCAGGAGTGGGATTATCGCCGTGAGATGGCGCTGGATATCGTTACCTCTCAGCTCACGCCCTGGCTGGTTGCGCTACCGCTGATGTTCCTGCTGCTGATTGTGCTGCTGAGCCGCGAGCTGGCCCCGCTAAAAAAATTGGCCCACACGCTACGTGCCCGCGCGCCGGACTCCGCCGAAACGCTCAATACCGACCATGTTCCCAGTGAAGTTCGCCCGCTGGTCGACGCGCTGAATCAACTCTTTACGCGCACGCATGACACCATGACTCGTGAGCGACGCTTCACTTCCGATGCCGCCCACGAACTGCGCAGCCCGCTGGCGGCGCTGAAGGTCCAGACCGAAGTCGCCCAGCTCTCCATAGACGATGCTCAGGGCATGGATAAAGCGCTGACGCAGCTTCACCAGGGTATTGACCGCGCAACCCGGCTGGTCGATCAGCTCCTGACCTTATCACGCCTGGATTCGCTGGCGCAGCTTGATGATGTCCAGACGATCGCTATCGATGAACTGCTTCAATCGGCGGTTATGGAGATGTACCACAGCGCGCAGCAGGCCGGCATCGAGCTGCGTCTGCATTTGAGCGCCACCAACATCATGCGAACCGGCCAGCCACTGTTACTGAGCCTGCTGGTGCGTAACCTTCTGGATAACGCCGTGCGCTATAGCCCCGCAGGCAGCCAGGTCGATATCACGCTGAATGCACGTGAATTTTGCGTGCGCGACAACGGCCCCGGCATCAGCGCCGAAGCGCTGGCGCGTATTGGCGAGCGCTTTTATCGCCCTCCCGGTCAGGACCAACCGGGTAGCGGTCTGGGATTGTCCATTGTCCAACGCATCGCCGCGCTGCACAGCATGACGGCCAGTTTTGCTAATGTCCGAGGCGGTGGCTTCGAGGCACGCATTCGCTGGTAG